One genomic segment of Mytilus trossulus isolate FHL-02 chromosome 4, PNRI_Mtr1.1.1.hap1, whole genome shotgun sequence includes these proteins:
- the LOC134715954 gene encoding uncharacterized protein LOC134715954, which yields MAANSSDTRNSTLVPSTAAKTTFLVIFLLVGLFGNLLLTITIGSSRKHRSIVINIITINLAITNLLNCFLNFSFAIGYTVSPSLDLDTNLCQVNSFFMNIVTIETPLTLTLFSLDRFIYSIMPEKYVSLQNIPRTIFMIMYTWIQSVAFSFPFIAGLISVEIYIYLSVCLQAEDINSQFLAFNVLLCYILPLCAMIFFFVFILKAACSQRDHIHTIMTQHQYSKDTDSDRNLYLTEVSATKTVGVLCLAWLICEMPFLSAFIARLTFKNIYYSPYANVTLLWLKFSYVMALPLTVFMFNKDIWQTFKDMIFCKKRNSVDDATNKEYSPDSSKDSLSDKLKLKVKLSDEIKVFKEEQVKENGVRNTGFQVPVFFATSHGVHMHTMDDDESLSDSDDVYDNPKVMKCDVLGSQEFLNQCDTSDYDSSNELDPFSVSHPITSKSVKDADDTLQRRSSSHPEVRMKSTDHAQTTVTISSAADSGLDISTNKTGIAFLTTDTSKNMLDTHNEISELSQNSSASKNGLAIPGEIKESFSKIVLQSRPIQNENETMLCSNSYTSDLESTITSISDSHSSKKKKKKKDKFSKSNTSEVSHTSSCMLSIKPPTRLQPLPNSPNHPKLEGGTLSNKLSLDILSAQQLCDTSVVTPSACHLVSDDLVNYVQSS from the coding sequence ATGGCTGCAAATTCTTCGGACACAAGGAATTCTACATTGGTTCCATCTACCGCTgcgaaaacaacatttttggTGATATTCCTCCTTGTCGGTTTATTTGGAAACCTCCTTCTAACAATAACAATAGGAAGTAGTCGGAAACATAGATCGattgtaataaatataataacaattaaTTTGGCAATCACAAATTTGTTGAACTGTTTTTTGAACTTTTCATTTGCAATAGGATATACTGTATCCCCATCTTTAGATTTGGATACGAATTTATGTCAGGTAAATTCCTTTTTCATGAACATAGTAACAATAGAAACGCCTTTGACTCTGACATTGTTCAGTCTTGACAGatttatttattctataatGCCAGAGAAATATGTAAGTCTACAAAATATTCCAAGAACAATTTTTATGATAATGTATACTTGGATACAATCAGTGGCATTTAGCTTTCCATTCATTGCCGGACTGATTTCTGtcgaaatatatatttatctgaGTGTCTGTCTTCAAGCTGAAGACATTAACAGCCAGTTCCTTGCATTCAAtgtgttgctgtgttacatttTACCACTCTGtgcaatgatttttttctttgttttcattcTGAAGGCTGCGTGTTCTCAGCGGGACCATATACATACTATCATGACTCAACATCAATACTCCAAAGACACAGACAGTGACCGAAATCTGTATTTAACTGAAGTTAGTGCTACAAAAACGGTTGGTGTACTTTGTTTGGCCTGGTTAATTTGTGAAATGCCATTTTTAAGTGCGTTCATTGCGCGTctgacttttaaaaatatttattacagtcCGTATGCTAACGTTACTTTATTATGGTTGAAGTTTTCATATGTAATGGCGCTGCCATTAACAGTGTTTATGTTTAACAAAGATATTTGGCAAACATTTAAAGATATGATATTCTGCAAAAAACGAAATTCGGTGGATGACGCCACAAATAAAGAATATTCGCCAGACAGTTCGAAAGACAGTTTATCTGACAAATTGAAGTTGAAAGTTAAACTATCTGACgaaataaaagttttcaaagaGGAACAAGTTAAAGAAAATGGCGTTCGAAATACCGGATTTCAAGTTCCTGTATTTTTTGCTACGTCACATGGTGTTCATATGCACACGATGGATGACGATGAAAGTTTGTCAGACAGTGATGATGTATATGATAATCCTAAAGTAATGAAATGTGACGTACTTGGATCTCAGGAATTCCTTAATCAGTGTGATACTAGTGATTACGATTCAAGTAACGAATTAGACCCATTCTCAGTGTCACACCCGATAACAAGCAAGAGTGTAAAAGATGCAGACGATACATTGCAAAGACGATCAAGTTCACATCCGGAAGTGAGAATGAAATCAACAGATCACGCGCAAACGACAGTTACAATATCGTCTGCGGCTGACTCAGGTTTAGATATTAGTACAAATAAAACAGGAATAGCTTTCTTAACAACAGATACCTCCAAAAACATGTTGGATACTCATAACGAGATAAGCGAACTCAGTCAAAATAGTAGTGCTAGTAAAAATGGACTTGCTATTCCTGGTGAAATTAAAGAGTCTTTCTCTAAAATTGTGCTTCAGAGTAGACcaattcaaaacgaaaatgaAACTATGTTATGCTCAAACAGTTATACGTCTGATTTAGAGAGCACTATAACGTCGATTTCAGATTCGCATTCGtcgaaaaagaagaagaagaagaaagatAAATTTTCCAAATCAAATACGTCTGAAGTCAGCCATACCTCAAGTTGCATGCTCAGTATTAAACCGCCAACGAGACTACAACCTCTACCAAACTCTCCAAATCATCCAAAACTTGAGGGAGGAACTTTAAGCAATAAACTATCATTAGATATATTATCTGCTCAGCAATTATGTGACACGTCCGTCGTCACACCTAGTGCCTGTCATCTTGTTTCTGATGATCTTGTTAACTATGTACAGTCCTCTTAA